In Mycolicibacterium lutetiense, the sequence ATGGTCTGCGCCGTCGGCGCGAGCCGCAGCAACCGGGTCGGCGACCCGCCGAGTAGGGCCGCACCGGCCCCGAGCACCTTGACACGGCGATCCACCTGCACGGCAAAACCGTCGGGCAGCCTCGGTCCGGTCATGTCAGCAATCCGTTCCGGCCCGGCTCCCACCGCCGTATCCGACCGGCAGAGCCGTTGACCATCTCAGCAAAGATACGCTCCCCCTCGGCGGCCGTGGCGGTAGTCGGGTCACCCAGTACGCCGACTTCGCTGACCGCCGCGATCCCGCCACTGCGCATCGCCGGCATGAGCTCGGCCAGTGGGGCGGTGTTTCCCGGAGTCAGATATCCGGCGGCGACGTCGCCGGGCGAAATATGTAGCAATACAGATGTTTCGGTATGCCCCGCGTGTGCATCGGCGCCCGCGGCCGTGCACGGAACCCAACCGGCGTCGCGGCCCTCCTCGCGCAACAGGGACACCGCAGCGACCAGCGCCTCGATATTCCCCCCGTGGCCATTGACGAAGACCAGTCGCGACGCCCAGCTCGATGCAGAACGTCCGTACTCCAGCAGCAACGATCGCAGCGCCGGGGTGCCGATCGACACCGTGCCGGGAAACCCCTCGTGCTCGCCGCTGGCGCCATAGCAGACCGGCGGCGCGACCACCCAGTCACCGTCGACGTGATCGAGCAGGGCGTGCGCAACGGCGGCGGCGATACGTGTGTCGGTATCCAGGGGCAGGTGCGGGCCATGTTGCTCGGTAGAGCCCACGGGGACCATCAACATTGGCGACAGGCTGTGTAGCTGCTTCGACGTTGAGTTCCCGAGCCCGCTGGGAAAAGCCACGTGCCGATGGTAGGCCGAATTCACCTACTGTGCGCCAATTGTTGGTGCACAGGCAGCAATTGATTTGCCATAGCCTTGCCGGCACCGCCCGTAGGCATCACGTACGTCCCTCCCGCCACCCCTGTCACGCTGCACCTTAGGGTGACGGTAAGCCGTCAGGCGCCGGTTCGCGGCACACCGAGCACTCGGGTGAAGCCTTCCGGGACCAGGATGTCGTCGGGTGTCAGGTCGTGGATCGAGGACTTGCCCAACCCGCGCAACGCGGAGTCGATGCCACCGCTGAGGATGTCCAACACATTCTCGACACCCGCCTGGCCGTTGGCGGCGAGGCCCCACAGATAGGCGCGTCCGATCATGACGGCCCGGGCGCCCAGCGCCACGGCCTTGACGACATCGCTGCCCCGGCGGATCCCGCCGTCCAGCAAAACCTCGACCTGATCGCCCACCGCATCGGCGATGGCGGGCAGGCAGCGGATCGACGCCGGGGTGCCGTCTAGGTTGTTGCCGCCGTGGTTGGACACCGTGATCGCCGAAACACCCGCATCCACGGCACGTTTGGCGTCGTCGACACGCACCATGCCCTTGAGCAGGAACGGCGCGTCGCCCCACTGCTCACGCAGCCAGGCGATGTCCTCCCAGGTCGGGGGCGGCGTGCCCATCCACTGCCCGTAGGCCTCGAAGAAGGTCGGCCCGGGCTCGCCGGCCCGGCCCTGGTTCGGCACCCGCAGGTCCGGCGGACGCAGGTGCTTACCGAAGCTCCACAGCCAGCGCGGTTTGGTGAGCACCTCCGGGGACATCTTGATGATCTGCTTGAGATCCATACGCTCCGGGATCTTCGGGCTACCCCAGTCGCGGCCGTGGGAGAAGCTCCAGTCGGTCGTGGCGATGAGCCCGACGGCGCCGGCGTCCTTGGCCCGCTGCACCCGCTCGGCGATCTCGTCGCGGGACCCGAGCCAGTAGATCTGGAAGAAGATCTTGTCGTTGACGGCGGTGACTTCTTCCATCGGCTTGCTGGCGAACGAGGACAGCCCCATGGCGGTGCCCCGTGCCGCCGCCGCCCGGGCCACGGCCACCTCACCGTCGGGGTCGACGGCCTGCACTCCGGTCGGCGAAATGATGACCGGCATCGAAATGTCTTGGCCCATCACGGTTGTCGCCATCTCACGCTTCTCGGTGGCACCCACCACGTGCGGTGCGAAACCGAGCTCGGCGAACGACTCGACATTGTCGGTGACCGTCACGCCCTTTTCGCTGGCGGAGATCAGCGATGAGTAGGCAGACTTGGGGAGCCGCTTCTTCGCCCGTTGCTGGGCGATGGCGACGGTCTCGAACCAGGTATCACGAGCCATGGATTTACACCGGACTTTCGTTACAGATTCGGGCGGGCGGCATGGTCAGCAACTTCAGTGCCACCGGGCCCTGCTTGGTGCCGCGGGAGTGATCCCCGCTGGGCTTGGGTTTGATGCGCTCGGCCGCCAGGGCCGGCTCACCCCAGCCTTCGACACACTCGGGGTCCGGCCCGTCCATCGGCAGACCGGTGAAGAACTTGGCCGCCATGCAGCCGCCGCGGCAGGCGTCGTAGTGCCCGCAGCCACTGCAGGCGCCGGCCGACTGAGGCTCGCGCAGCTCGCGGAACAACGGGGAGTTCTGCCAGACGTTCTGGAATCCGGCGCCAAAGCCGGTGTCTTCCAGGATGTTTCCGGCGAGGAACTTGTCGTGGATGGCGAACGGGCAGGCATAGACGTCGCCCACCGGATCGATCAGGCACACCACTCGGCCGGCACCACACAGGTTCAGCCCGGCCAGCGCGCCGGGCTCGCCCAGGCCCGACAGGTGGAAGAACGAGTCACCGGTCAGCACCCGCTCACCGCGGGCGACCAACCAGTTGTACAGCTGGCGCTGCTGGTCCGGGGTGGGGTGCAGCTCGTCCCAGACGTCGGCGCCCCGGCCCGACGGGCGCAGCCGGGTGATCCGCAGCGTGGCACCGTAGCGGTCGGCCAGCGCCTTGAACTCGTCGAGCTGGTCGACGTTGTGGCGGGTCACCACCACCGAGATCTTGGCATCGGAAAAGCCTGCGGCGGCAAGGTTTTCCAGCGCGCGCACGGCCATGTCGAATGAGCCCTTGCCACGCACCGCGTCGTTGACCTCGGCATTGGCGCCGTCCAGGGAGATCTGCACGTCGACGTAGTCGCTGGCAGCGAGTTTCGCGGCCACCTCGGGCGTGATGCGCACCCCGTTGGTGGAGAACTTGACCCCGACGTGATGCTCGGTCGCGTAGTCGACCAGTTCCCAGAAGTCCGGGCGCACAGTCGGTTCGCCACCACCGATGTTCACATAGAACACCTGCATGCGTTCCAGCTCGTCGATGATGTCCTTGCACTGCTGGGTGGACAGTTCGCGCGGATCGCGCTTACCCGAAGAGGACAGGCAGTGCACGCAAGCCAGGTTGCAGGCGTAGGTGAGCTCCCAGGTCAGGCAGATCGGGGCGTCGAGTCCGTGTTCGAACTGCTCGACGAGCCTTGGAACAGGCGTGCGCGCGGGCGCAACAGAAGTCATTGTGGATTCCCGGGGATGAGCATCTTCGAGGACACCAGCACGCTCAGCGCGTGGAGGTAGGGGCCTTGGTCGGCGTCGGCGATGCCGACCGCGCGACATGCGGACCGGGCGTCGGGGTGATCCGCCAGAGCGTTGACCACCTCGACGACCGTCCGGTTCTTCAGAAACGACAGCTTGCGGGTTCCGAAGTGATACAGCAGGGCGCCGAACGGCTCCGGCCGCACCGCCACCTGGTGGTGTAACCGCCAGCTGGAGTCCGGGTCGAAGACCACGCCGGTTTGCGCAGCCGTATCGGCGACCTGTGTGGACACGGTCAGTAAACCCCGCACATACCGTCGATCGAGACCTCTTCGACGAGCGTCTCGGTGACGAGCTGGGTTTCGGTTTCTGCCTGCGGGTTTTGATCCATGAATCGCACCTTTCCGGTAACTGTGGGTCTCGACAATTGTGACCTGAGTCGCAATAATATGGCATCGAGTGCACAAATGGAAGGGCGGGTTCTATGCAGCAGGCGTCCGGGCCCCGTGTCGGTCGGCGTCCGTCCACCACGCAGGACCACATCACCGACGTCGCACTGGAACTGTTCGCCGCCCACGGCTTCGACGAGGTCAGTGTCGACGACGTGGCCAAAGCCTCCGGCATCGCGCGACGCACGCTGTTCCGCTACTACTCCTCCAAGAACGCCATCCCCTGGGGAGACTTCGACGCGCACCTGCAGCACCTGCGCGACCTACTCGCCGCGCTGAGCACCGAGATCCCGCTGGCCGAAGCACTGCGCGAAGCGCTGCTGTCGTTCAACACCTACGACGCCCAGGAGATGGCCCAACACCGCCGGCGCATGCGCGTCATCCTGGAAACCGCGGGGCTGCAGGCGTATTCGATGACGATGTACGCCGGCTGGCGTGAGGTCATCGCGACCTACGTGGCACAACGCATCGGCGCGACCCCCGGCGACCTGATGCCGCAGACCGTGGGCTGGCTCATGCTGGGCGTCGCGCTGTCGGCCTATGAGCACTGGCTAGCCGATGAGTCGGTCGCACTGGCCGGCGCCATTGCCGAAGCCTTCGAGCTGGCGCGGCCCGGCCTGGAAGCCCTGCCCGCCGACACCTGATCCGGCGGTATCCCGTCCCACACGGAGGCAAGCGCGGCCGGTCCCTGCGGACCGAGCCTCTCGGTGAGCATGATCGGCGTCTGCGACATGAAACGCGGTGTGCTGCCGCGATGCACGTCGGCGGCGTGCGCCGTGAACGGATGCAGCACGTACATATCGCCGGGCCGGCCGGTCGCGTGGGCCACCGGACATGTTCGGCTGGCCTCGTCCACCACGGCACCGGCTTCCAGGAACGCGACGGGATCGGGCCCCAGCACCCGGGCAACCTCACGATGGGAACCCACCCGGATCCGCGTCGGCGCATCGAGAGGTCCCACCTCCGACAGCAGGGTCAACACCAGGACGGTGTGCGGACGTCCGCTGACGGTCCACTCACCGCCCGGCAGCGGGGTGTTGGCGTCGATGTGCCAGCCCCGGTCCTCCGCAGGCGGATCGACCGGAAACCGGACCGGGATGTTGCCCAGGGCGCCAGGCCGCAGCCAACCTCCGTGTCCGCAGATCGCGTCGAGGGCATCGGTGAGCGCGACATTGCCCACCAGTTGCCGAAACGGGCCGGTACCGGTCAGGTCAGCCGCCCACACCGCCGGACTGGTCCACGACGCCGGCGCATCCGGAGACAGCCCGATCTGCGTCCAGAGCAGATCCCGGGCCGCATCGGCGATTTCGGCCGGAGCGGCCTGTTCGACCTTGACGAACCCGTCCCGCTTGAATACCTCGACATCCACCACACCAACCACCATGACGCACCCCGACTGACCGGCGCCACCGAATTTCCCGCGAAAAAACTTCACCCAAGACCGTCGGAGTTCGGTGCCCGGCGGCGACGATAAGGGTGTGAGCGCCGAAACAGACGCTCCGCGGGCGCTGCTGAGGTGCTACGACGAGGCCCTGCCGGCGGTGTACGGCTACTTCGTACGCCGGTGCGGCGACCGCGGAACCGCCGAGGACCTGACGTCGGAGACGTTCCTGGCCGCCATGGACGCGGCCCGCAGACCGTCGCCGCCACCGATCTCGGTGGCCTGGTTGATCGGGGTGGCCAGGCACAAGCTCGCCGACCACTACCGCCGCCGCCACGACCGGTTCACCGTGCCGGTGGCCGAACTACCCGAACCCGTCGACCCGGCCGATGACTGGGATGCCGAGCTGGATCGCATTGTCGCCGAATCGGTTTTGGCTCGGCTACCCGAACAGCACCGCACCGTGCTCGCCCTGCGCTACCTCGACGACCGCTCGGTGCCCGAGTGCGCGGAGTTGATCGGCCGCACAGTGCACGCCACCGAGGCCCTGCTGGTCCGGGCCCGCCGCGCCTTCAGAGCGCAGTACCCGACACCGGAAGGAGGGACGTCGTGATCAACAGCCACGATCCGTTGACCGTGCTGAGCGGCGACGACCACCCGGTATCCCCCGACCCGGCGTTCGCGGCCCGGCTGCGCGCGCGGCTGGAATCGGCCCTCACCCTTCCCGACCACACCGAAGGAGTCGACATGAGTGGAACCGAAACTGCCATCGCCGAACTGAACCAGCCGACCGCTGCGCCGGTGGCCCCACGATCTGCCGTCGTGGCCTACTTGACCGTTCCCGATGCCCGGGCCGCGATCGCCTGGTACATCGATGCGCTCGGTGCAGTTCAGGTCGGTGAGCCGATCGTCATGGACGACGGCCGCATCGGCCATGCCGAGCTCGCACTGGCCGGCGGCGTGTTCTACCTGGCCGACGAGTATCCCGAGATCGGCCTTAAAGGACCCACACCACAGGCGAATTCGGTGAGCTTGATGCTGGAAGTACCCGACACCGACACCGCCCTGGAGCGGGCTCGCATGCTGGGTGCGCAGGTGCAGCGGGAACCGTACGAGAACTACGGCACCCGCAACGCGGCGATCATCGACCCGTCCGGCCACCGCTGGATGCTGTCCGGGCCGGTCACCGGGGCCGGCGTGCCCATCCAGCACGGCGACGTCGGGTACGTCTCGGTCTGGGCCCCCGATGCCGAACGTGCCGCAGCCTTCTACGGCCACGTGCTGGGTTGGACCTACGACGCCGTCACCGGCCAGGTCACCAACACGCGACAGCCCATCGGCATCTTCGGCGTCGCAGGCCCCGGCAACCTGTTCTGCTGCTATGCGGTGACCGATCTGGACGGGGCCCGCCAGGCGATCCTGGCCGGTGGTGGCCAACCCGGCCAGACCCGGGAATTCGACTTCGGCACCGTGCTGGACGCCACCGATCCGGCCGGCACACCGTTCGCGGTGTTCCTGCCCGCTCCGGGCACGCCGCGACCGGACCTGAACGGCGCAGGGCCAGGCGAACTTTCGTACCTCACCTACGAGGCACCTGACGCGGCGGCGTTCAAGGCGTTCTACAGCCGGCTGTTCTTCTGGACCTTCGAACCCGGCCGAGTCGCCGACGGGTGGGGCGTGCAGGGCAGTCAGCCGATGTCGGGGATGGCCGGCGGCGGCGCACGTGCCGTAGCCGTACCGATGTGGACGGTCGCCGATATCGACGCCGCGGTCGCCCGCGTCATTGGGGCCGGCGGCACCGTGCTGCAGCAGCCGTCACGACAGCCCTACGGATTGATGGCCGAGTGCACCGACGACCAGGGTGGCCGGTTCTACCTCGGCCAGTTCTAGAGCGATTTGGGTGCGTTCACCGGCGCTCACCGCCGATGAACGCACCCAAATCGCGGGGAAAGTCAGCCCAGGACGTCGGAGATGGGGGCGCCTGCGGCGATCTTGCCGCGGGCCTTCATCACCTTGCCGGGCATACCGCCGCCGACCACACCGACCACGACACCGTCGCGCTCGTAGAAAGCCAGGAACTTGCGGCCGTCGTCCTCGACGACGTGCACCACATCGTCGGCCTCGGGCTCACCGAGGCACTGGATCTTGACGTCGTACTGATCGCTCCAGAAGTACGGCACCGACACCACGGGCGAGGCCTCCTGGCCCAGGATCGCC encodes:
- the mftE gene encoding mycofactocin biosynthesis peptidyl-dipeptidase MftE, whose protein sequence is MNSAYHRHVAFPSGLGNSTSKQLHSLSPMLMVPVGSTEQHGPHLPLDTDTRIAAAVAHALLDHVDGDWVVAPPVCYGASGEHEGFPGTVSIGTPALRSLLLEYGRSASSWASRLVFVNGHGGNIEALVAAVSLLREEGRDAGWVPCTAAGADAHAGHTETSVLLHISPGDVAAGYLTPGNTAPLAELMPAMRSGGIAAVSEVGVLGDPTTATAAEGERIFAEMVNGSAGRIRRWEPGRNGLLT
- the mftD gene encoding pre-mycofactocin synthase MftD (MftD, an enzyme found in the mycofactocin biosynthesis locus, performs an oxidative deamination of 3-amino-5-[(p-hydroxyphenyl)methyl]-4,4-dimethyl-2-pyrrolidinone (AHDP). The resulting compound, now called pre-mycofactocin (PMFT), is a biologically active redox cofactor that can oxidize the non-exchangeable NADH of TIGR03971 family SDR-type oxidoreductases.), whose protein sequence is MARDTWFETVAIAQQRAKKRLPKSAYSSLISASEKGVTVTDNVESFAELGFAPHVVGATEKREMATTVMGQDISMPVIISPTGVQAVDPDGEVAVARAAAARGTAMGLSSFASKPMEEVTAVNDKIFFQIYWLGSRDEIAERVQRAKDAGAVGLIATTDWSFSHGRDWGSPKIPERMDLKQIIKMSPEVLTKPRWLWSFGKHLRPPDLRVPNQGRAGEPGPTFFEAYGQWMGTPPPTWEDIAWLREQWGDAPFLLKGMVRVDDAKRAVDAGVSAITVSNHGGNNLDGTPASIRCLPAIADAVGDQVEVLLDGGIRRGSDVVKAVALGARAVMIGRAYLWGLAANGQAGVENVLDILSGGIDSALRGLGKSSIHDLTPDDILVPEGFTRVLGVPRTGA
- the mftC gene encoding mycofactocin radical SAM maturase (MftC is a radical SAM/SPASM enzyme that catalyzes the first two steps in biosynthesis of the electron carrier mycofactocin from the terminal Val-Tyr dipeptide of the precursor peptide MftA.), whose protein sequence is MTSVAPARTPVPRLVEQFEHGLDAPICLTWELTYACNLACVHCLSSSGKRDPRELSTQQCKDIIDELERMQVFYVNIGGGEPTVRPDFWELVDYATEHHVGVKFSTNGVRITPEVAAKLAASDYVDVQISLDGANAEVNDAVRGKGSFDMAVRALENLAAAGFSDAKISVVVTRHNVDQLDEFKALADRYGATLRITRLRPSGRGADVWDELHPTPDQQRQLYNWLVARGERVLTGDSFFHLSGLGEPGALAGLNLCGAGRVVCLIDPVGDVYACPFAIHDKFLAGNILEDTGFGAGFQNVWQNSPLFRELREPQSAGACSGCGHYDACRGGCMAAKFFTGLPMDGPDPECVEGWGEPALAAERIKPKPSGDHSRGTKQGPVALKLLTMPPARICNESPV
- the mftB gene encoding mycofactocin biosynthesis chaperone MftB (MftB, a small protein, is a peptide chaperone that assists the radical SAM enzyme MftC in performing two modifications to the C-terminal Val-Tyr dipeptide of the mycofactocin precursor peptide, MftA. MftB's role is analogous to the role of PqqD in the biosynthesis of PQQ, a cofactor that derives entirely from a Tyr and a Glu in the precursor PqqA.), with product MSTQVADTAAQTGVVFDPDSSWRLHHQVAVRPEPFGALLYHFGTRKLSFLKNRTVVEVVNALADHPDARSACRAVGIADADQGPYLHALSVLVSSKMLIPGNPQ
- the mftA gene encoding mycofactocin precursor MftA (Mycofactocin is a small molecule electron carrier derived from the final two amino acids, Val-Tyr, of MftA, the mycofactocin precursor. It plays a role in redox homeostasis and the metabolism of alcohols and aldehydes in Actinobacteria, including Mycobacterium tuberculosis.); the encoded protein is MDQNPQAETETQLVTETLVEEVSIDGMCGVY
- the mftR gene encoding mycofactocin system transcriptional regulator (MftR, the mycofactocin system transcriptional regulator, is an uncharacterized TetR family DNA-binding transcription factor. Its role is inferred by context. It occurs as part of the biosynthesis locus for mycofactocin, a partially characterized electron carrier derived from the terminal Val-Tyr dipeptide of the precursor peptide MftA, through a radical SAM enzyme-mediated process.), translating into MQQASGPRVGRRPSTTQDHITDVALELFAAHGFDEVSVDDVAKASGIARRTLFRYYSSKNAIPWGDFDAHLQHLRDLLAALSTEIPLAEALREALLSFNTYDAQEMAQHRRRMRVILETAGLQAYSMTMYAGWREVIATYVAQRIGATPGDLMPQTVGWLMLGVALSAYEHWLADESVALAGAIAEAFELARPGLEALPADT
- a CDS encoding RNA polymerase sigma factor, producing the protein MSAETDAPRALLRCYDEALPAVYGYFVRRCGDRGTAEDLTSETFLAAMDAARRPSPPPISVAWLIGVARHKLADHYRRRHDRFTVPVAELPEPVDPADDWDAELDRIVAESVLARLPEQHRTVLALRYLDDRSVPECAELIGRTVHATEALLVRARRAFRAQYPTPEGGTS
- a CDS encoding VOC family protein — protein: MINSHDPLTVLSGDDHPVSPDPAFAARLRARLESALTLPDHTEGVDMSGTETAIAELNQPTAAPVAPRSAVVAYLTVPDARAAIAWYIDALGAVQVGEPIVMDDGRIGHAELALAGGVFYLADEYPEIGLKGPTPQANSVSLMLEVPDTDTALERARMLGAQVQREPYENYGTRNAAIIDPSGHRWMLSGPVTGAGVPIQHGDVGYVSVWAPDAERAAAFYGHVLGWTYDAVTGQVTNTRQPIGIFGVAGPGNLFCCYAVTDLDGARQAILAGGGQPGQTREFDFGTVLDATDPAGTPFAVFLPAPGTPRPDLNGAGPGELSYLTYEAPDAAAFKAFYSRLFFWTFEPGRVADGWGVQGSQPMSGMAGGGARAVAVPMWTVADIDAAVARVIGAGGTVLQQPSRQPYGLMAECTDDQGGRFYLGQF